In the Acanthochromis polyacanthus isolate Apoly-LR-REF ecotype Palm Island chromosome 20, KAUST_Apoly_ChrSc, whole genome shotgun sequence genome, GAATTTGAGGGGCTGTGAAAATGCCACATTGTTAATCACACTTTCATATTTACGATTTGAAAAATGCTGACACGTATGCAGGTGCAAAACCTCCGTGTTTTTTTTACCGACCACCGAGTATATCAAGCAAAGGCAGTAGCTTTGCTTTGACCGTGCAGAACAGACATCCATGCCTGTAGTAAAGTGTTCATATAATAAGAAAGAGTACTTGTTCAGTCACACCATTGCAAATAGCAACAGATTAGACAAACGGCAACTGGGCcaactccttcttcttctcgttGTACTTAGCGCTCAGTTGTCCTACAGCCTTGGCGTGCTCCTCATCCACCTCTTCTTTTAatctctgctgctccttcaaAAAATCTGCCCACTCGTCTTTCAGTTGCTCCATGTTCGCCTGCAGCTGGGTGTTCTGGAAGAACATGTGACGATGAGAAGAGCACGGCAAATGCCGTACACGGTTTAAGCTGATCATGGAATGTGGTGCATATAAAGGGAATGTACACAAAGTCACAAATGCCAACGATTCAATCTGGTTTTCTAAAGGCTACTCAATTGTGTCCACCGCCTCCTCTGCCTGAGTTTTTACCTGTTGTGCCTCTAGCTCCCTCTGCTGGACTCTCTctgccatgtgattggctgcttCCACTGTGGGACAGAAGCAAAACATGAGACTTTCCAGGCTCTTCACTTTGTCCATACCTATACGTCATTCCACTATGAGGAATCAGGACAcagtaaaatgacattttctgtgttttaacgGGTGTAACATTCACTATTGCTTAACCTTTGTCTGCAATACCCAGTAACAAACAACAATCCGTACATTATGCTGAATGAGGAGAACATTAAACTGACAAATGGTGTAATACAATTTAACAGTCTTTTCTTCTATATAAATAGCATTCGTGTGAATACGAAATTACCTTTAAGTGTAATgttaagaaaagagaaaagaaaagtcagGTGAGTTGACTTACACCGTTTAATGACATCAGACAGCTGCTTGGTTACGTCGTCTAAATTTGCGGGGAGCATTTGCTCGTTTGTTTCCACCACCATTTTGTCCAGATTCTCCAGCAGTCGGCTCTCTCTGTGGCCTCGTTTTTcctaaacagcagcagaaaaagtcaGCTTGCAATGAAATCAAATGCTGCATTCGTTAACTtattgaaaaaagtaaaagttaaTACTCTGTGAAGCTTCAAACAGCATAGATAAACACACTGTagtaaaatcaggtgaaaaACCTAACGAAGACACCGTGATAAAAACTAGAAAATGATGTTTATCCCCAACCGTAAATGCAGTGAGTTGTGGATTATATTGAAGCCAGACTGGTGTTTACACAACTATTTTGTCTAGAGTCAAGAATATCAATCAATTATCTGCCTAATTCCATgtgatattcagcatttttttttggctatcagtactcattttttttgaatgatCCTGGACAAAATGAATCTATTTTAAACAGTCTAACTGCTTCTGCAGCTCTGTTAAAACGCGGGCACTGGTGGCAACTGCTGTTCAAACATGTTCAAATAACTGAACAGTGCTACTTTTATATTTGTATAAAGTTGTACTGAAATATCAATTAAAAGACTTTGACTGAAAAATGTGCTACTTCGGCTGTGGTGTAGCTGCCTCTCTACCTGTAGTCACCGCTCTGGTTTTAAGCAATGTCTCCCTCATAGCTCTGTCTGACAATGAAGgacaaatgttaaaaagttctcctttaaataaacacatacaaaacataacTTAAATACAGGCATTTCTCATAAGTCTTGTGTTATTGTGAATTTGGACaccaacattttcatttttactacaaatttatttcatttccaaGTAGTGGTTACCAGTCTTCTTGATTTCTATTGACTGGAGTCGGTATCAACCCTGCATTTTGAGATGGGTTAAAGccatacaaaacacacatctactgtgaaaaaggcaaaacaagacAAGGGTCCTATATAGGGGGTTAGGATGTCAATTATAAAATGCAACATATCCACTTTGGCCCGACCAACTACTTATACTACATCGTTCCATATATCTATACTGTCTGTTATCTAACAAAGGCACAAAATACACCCACATCCTCGTTGCTTTCTTCCTCCTCACATGAATGTCAGCACTTTAGTTCAGCTACAGTGAGGAAGTCTTGGAGGTTATAGAAAGTCTTTGGTCCAGGGACACCTCTGCAGTGCTTCATTCACACCACTACAGCTCCCATATTTATCATAACATGATGTGAGAGCACATAAATTACTGGTGAAGCTGGATATAGGATTCAGATCCCTTATTAACTTCAAGTCAAGTACCTCAAACTCTCTCACGAAGTAGCGGACCTCTGCATTGATGACAGGTCTGTGGTCCAACAGTCGGGACTGGATGTCACCCACATCTGCAGCATCAACATATCTCATAGTAAGTGTAGtttaaatgaggaaaaactAAATGCATAGCTAAGTGAGTATTGTAAGGCATGGTATTTCTACAAAAAAGCagtttaaagcacatttttcaaaactgtAATCATAAGATCTTCATGTAAATCacagttctttgacattttgattAGCCTGTTGTTGGTGTGTATACAATAAGAAGAGAATAAAATAGCTTTAAAGTCATCATACATGGGGGCGTGacgaaaatataaatagcttGCGCTGGACGCTAGATTGATAGAAAGCAATGAGTAATAAAATAACAGCATTGAATAATGaaatcaaatgtacatataaaacaagactatattaaaatgacaacatatgCAAAAGAGGCAAGATATGTACAATATGGGAGTTAAGTGAAACgaattaaaaaacaataaaatagaacaaataTGGTCATTAGATTGCACATGAGCAACATACATAAGCGTGTACATAATAATTGCCTCACTGTCAAGagctttaaaatgcaaaaagcgAAGCTGACATGCTAACCTTGAAAACGTTCTGAATGCTGCGGATTTCACTCACCTTTAGCAATCTTTTCCATTATTATACACTCTTCTGGACGTCGTTCCAGCAGCTGAAcagcttctgttttctttctgctgaGTTGCTGGTTGGCTAAgctagctgctaaatgctccaaaGCTAACTGACAGCTgagtatggaaacaaaatgagtaCTTCAGCTAGACTTTTAGCCTGATAATTAATCATATACGGCAGTAACACAtatcagctgctgttttaaaaacaGTGTAAGGCTGCTGTTATAATTCCAGTCAGGTGAACCTAAGTCAGCTGactcaaaaacatgtttactaCTACTTCCGGGTGCGAGGCCGTAGACTGAACCAATGCGCAAAAAGAGGGGGGTCACACTTCACTTAAAAGTGTTCCTCCTCTGACCGTTTGAGCTTTTTACAAGTTCACATAAAATCAATTAACTCTTTCGGTTATGGGAATGTTCTGTTTACTCTGACACTTTTAAAATGCCTGAAAATTTCTATATGAGGaagtgttgtgtgtctgttttactAAACTCGGACAGCAGATGTCAGTCTTGCTCTGTGGAGAAACAGTCTATGTGGAGTCTGCCTCTTAAACTTTTTATGCTTACTTCACTCTCCAAACCTGTAATACAAGAACATATCTGTCTCAAAAATAattcagtaaaacatttttttatcatGACTACGAGGCAGTTTGCATTCTTTCAAGCTCAATTCAGCAAATTCATTGAAATTCTGCTCTCTTTATTTTATAATACACCATACATAAAGGATTATGTAGTTCAGTTAATTCCCCTTTTTAATAATGGAGcattcacaaacacagacattttaaaattacaaaatattacTGATATAAACTACTCAAAACACACGACAATTATTCTTTTATAGTCACATATttccacatatttttttaaataagtgaAGCATAGCCATTATTTATTGAAGGAGTAACTGTGGTTTGGAGAAATCCCCTTCAGCTGGTGTTTAATTTTGTTACAACAGgacatttctttcttctttatcTTCATAAATGGTTCTCCAGTTCATTTAACATGTGAGGAAACTTGCAGTGCATTGAAATCAAATTTATTAACAAGTTGTTAACATTTAGAACTATAAACTACAGTTATTAGAAAGTGGAAAACGCATAAGCACTGATTTATTGATTTCTAATATTGCACTGAATTGTATCTTAAACAAAGGGTAAACAGTGACCagagggatttttttccccaacatgGCAAAAAAGAAGTTATTCTAATTAAGCTTATCTGTTAAACACAAATTAACAAATGAATATGTCTCATTGTTGACAATTTATTAGGGGTGGGTAACTTATAGTTTTATGATTCTACAA is a window encoding:
- the bloc1s5 gene encoding biogenesis of lysosome-related organelles complex 1 subunit 5, coding for MEKIAKDVGDIQSRLLDHRPVINAEVRYFVREFEEKRGHRESRLLENLDKMVVETNEQMLPANLDDVTKQLSDVIKRLEAANHMAERVQQRELEAQQNTQLQANMEQLKDEWADFLKEQQRLKEEVDEEHAKAVGQLSAKYNEKKKELAQLPFV